From Paenibacillus polymyxa, the proteins below share one genomic window:
- a CDS encoding STM4011 family radical SAM protein translates to MRATLYYRGSLTSCNYACPYCPFSKNVDSRETLNKDRAQLERFADWVREQGALGHQLSIFFNPYGEALIHSWYRKTMIEFSHMAHVEKVAVQTNLSAKLDWTKELNPETAALWATYHPGETKEQAFISQAMKLFELGISYSVGTVGLKQAFPAIRSLRAQLPKEVYMWVNAYKDRPHYYTDAEVAELTAIDPYFQWNLKDYSSQGRACRAGEDVFYVQGDGRVKHCYQDRRVIGHLYRDGLEELSAQRPCRMKECGCYIGYIHMEEQPFREMYGNGLLERVPHTTMMIH, encoded by the coding sequence ATGAGAGCGACCTTATATTATCGTGGTTCGTTGACCTCATGCAACTATGCTTGCCCTTACTGCCCATTCAGTAAAAACGTCGATAGTCGGGAAACGTTGAACAAGGATCGGGCGCAGTTGGAACGTTTTGCTGATTGGGTACGAGAGCAGGGCGCTTTGGGGCACCAGCTCTCCATTTTTTTTAATCCATATGGAGAAGCCTTGATTCATTCCTGGTATCGTAAGACCATGATTGAGTTCTCCCATATGGCGCATGTGGAAAAAGTGGCCGTACAGACGAACCTTTCGGCTAAGCTGGATTGGACAAAAGAACTAAATCCAGAGACGGCTGCGCTGTGGGCTACATATCATCCTGGAGAAACCAAAGAGCAAGCTTTTATATCGCAGGCTATGAAGCTATTTGAACTTGGCATTTCCTATAGTGTCGGTACAGTTGGATTGAAACAGGCGTTCCCGGCTATTCGTTCTTTGCGGGCGCAACTTCCAAAAGAAGTGTATATGTGGGTCAACGCCTACAAGGACCGACCCCATTATTATACGGATGCCGAGGTTGCCGAATTAACTGCAATAGATCCCTATTTTCAATGGAATTTAAAGGATTATAGTAGCCAGGGGCGAGCATGTCGCGCGGGAGAAGATGTATTTTACGTTCAAGGTGACGGACGAGTAAAACACTGCTATCAGGATCGCCGTGTGATTGGACACCTGTACAGAGACGGTCTGGAGGAGCTGAGCGCCCAGCGTCCGTGCCGGATGAAAGAATGCGGTTGTTATATCGGTTATATCCATATGGAAGAGCAGCCATTTCGGGAAATGTACGGTAACGGCTTGCTCGAAAGGGTGCCGCATACAACCATGATGATCCATTAG
- a CDS encoding YxcD family protein: MILSMDEIVNAICLHMAERKGVQPTDVVVELSWDEDTGYTAEVHVQGRSQYLVEANMIEAILRYLHSEYNIRAYREQVRLDLDEEITAIVQT, encoded by the coding sequence ATGATTTTAAGCATGGATGAGATTGTCAATGCCATTTGCCTGCATATGGCTGAACGCAAGGGCGTACAACCAACCGATGTGGTTGTGGAGCTAAGCTGGGATGAAGATACAGGCTATACAGCCGAAGTTCATGTCCAGGGACGCAGTCAATATCTAGTGGAAGCTAATATGATAGAAGCTATTCTGAGATATCTTCATTCCGAATACAATATTCGTGCCTATCGCGAGCAGGTCAGATTGGATCTGGATGAAGAAATTACTGCTATTGTCCAAACTTAA
- a CDS encoding PadR family transcriptional regulator, with protein MNLLSYGLLGLLAREESSGYDLMLRIQPFWQAKHSQIYPLLARMESKELLASRWIQQSDKPDKKMYTITDKGIHMLQQWSQETLAAPVTRDELSLRLFCLWLTDKTSANRMLEERKRYFIQKIQHLEDILNDIPAENLHFGSKNFGDYILVQKGLLNARAGLEWCQMVLRMLLAGDVRADTNPFLLKP; from the coding sequence ATGAATTTACTATCGTATGGTCTGTTGGGGCTACTCGCCAGAGAGGAATCCTCCGGCTATGATCTGATGCTGCGTATACAGCCTTTTTGGCAGGCCAAGCACAGTCAGATCTATCCGCTACTGGCCCGTATGGAGAGCAAGGAACTGCTAGCCTCCCGATGGATTCAGCAATCCGACAAGCCTGATAAAAAAATGTATACCATTACCGACAAGGGAATCCATATGCTTCAGCAATGGTCTCAGGAAACGTTAGCTGCTCCGGTTACACGGGACGAATTAAGCCTTCGATTATTCTGTCTCTGGTTGACGGACAAAACGAGCGCCAATCGTATGCTGGAAGAACGTAAACGTTATTTTATTCAGAAAATCCAGCATCTAGAGGATATACTGAACGACATTCCCGCAGAAAATTTACACTTTGGCAGTAAGAATTTCGGTGACTATATTTTAGTGCAAAAAGGGCTTTTAAATGCTAGAGCAGGCCTGGAATGGTGCCAAATGGTGCTGCGCATGCTGCTTGCCGGTGATGTCAGAGCAGACACGAATCCGTTTTTACTTAAACCCTAA
- a CDS encoding beta-class carbonic anhydrase encodes MDHIQEILEYNRVFVENKEYEAYRTGKFPNKKMVIITCMDTRLTELLPKAMNLRNGDVKIIKNAGAIISQPFGSVMRSVLVALYELGADEVLVVGHYECGMAALNADHMVNEMLDRGISQEVLSTLENSGIKLNKWLKGFDNIEEGVQTTVKLIKNHPLLPPNTPVHGMVIHPDTGALTLVVDGNNQ; translated from the coding sequence GTGGATCACATCCAAGAAATTTTAGAGTACAATCGTGTTTTCGTAGAAAACAAAGAATACGAGGCCTATAGAACAGGCAAGTTCCCTAATAAAAAAATGGTTATCATAACCTGTATGGATACGCGGCTAACGGAGTTGCTCCCCAAAGCCATGAACCTGCGTAACGGTGATGTCAAAATCATCAAAAATGCGGGTGCAATTATTTCACAGCCTTTTGGAAGCGTAATGCGCAGTGTGCTAGTCGCTCTATACGAGCTGGGAGCAGACGAAGTGCTCGTTGTAGGTCATTATGAATGCGGTATGGCTGCATTAAACGCTGATCACATGGTTAATGAAATGCTTGATCGCGGAATTTCGCAGGAAGTGCTGAGTACATTGGAGAATTCAGGTATTAAGCTGAATAAATGGTTAAAAGGTTTTGACAACATTGAAGAAGGGGTACAGACTACAGTGAAGCTTATTAAAAACCATCCCCTTCTCCCTCCGAATACGCCCGTTCATGGCATGGTAATACATCCAGATACAGGAGCGTTAACACTTGTTGTTGATGGGAATAACCAGTAA